A region from the Rhodamnia argentea isolate NSW1041297 chromosome 7, ASM2092103v1, whole genome shotgun sequence genome encodes:
- the LOC115737852 gene encoding L-type lectin-domain containing receptor kinase V.9-like: MPFSIFMAFLLLKVACSETVPGNFSFYGLLKLEGVLEVDSNGATVVTNSTAQDAGYAYYSSPLQFKNSSAGDAFSFSTTFAFAVPSTDLADGSGFYFVISPSKGAFGISPNNSGLSLNNSDGNSPNHTIVVELDQIFTNNQYGGKNLMFHAGDPIQSRVEYNSTNNKATVTLSPVGKPRPSVLLLTLTQDISSDLYEYMYVGFSSLSETSSASHYILAWNFKMNGEAEDIEASRLPKLPESPEGKGGYGKIKKILAVVLSLAAATFVLVLVFGAILLSRKRRSREVLEDWEVQYGPHKFTYKELFAATKGFKDREILGKGGFGRVYRGLLLASNMQIAVKRVAHDSNQGMREFVAEIATIGRLRHPNLARLLGYCRHKQELFLVYDYMPNGSLDKYLYGQPKSTLDWGMRYKILKDVAAALFYLHQQWTQVVIHRDIKASNVLIDGDMNGRLGDFGLAKLVEHGTDPQTSVLAGTLGYIAPELARTGKANTSTDLFAFGVFMLEVVCGRRPLDPRAPEDQTLLAEWVLNCWDRGDLLETVDGRLQNDYAAEEAEVALKLGLYCSHVVAAARPSMSSVVQYLTGVSKLPDNLRDIIEARDFPGSTSATSSDVPQNISFSSLTISASLVTEGR, encoded by the coding sequence atgccgttctcgattttcATGGCGTTCTTGCTTCTGAAGGTGGCATGTTCAGAAACCGTTCCGGGGAATTTCAGCTTCTATGGGCTGTTGAAGCTCGAAGGCGTCCTGGAGGTAGATTCCAATGGCGCAACCGTCGTTACAAACTCGACGGCACAAGACGCGGGCTACGCGTATTACAGCAGTCCCCTCCAGTTCAAGAATTCCTCGGCTGGTGATGCCTTCTCTTTCTCTACGACTTTTGCCTTCGCCGTTCCTTCCACGGACCTTGCGGATGGGAGTGGATTTTACTTCGTCATTTCGCCCTCTAAGGGGGCTTTTGGAATCTCGCCAAACAACAGTGGCTTGTCACTGAACAATTCCGATGGAAACAGTCCAAACCACACGATCGTAGTTGAACTGGACCAGATCTTCACCAACAATCAATATGGCGGGAAGAATCTCATGTTCCATGCAGGTGACCCGATCCAATCTCGGGTGGAATACAACAGCACCAACAACAAAGCCACGGTCACCTTATCTCCGGTCGGTAAGCCGAGACCTAGCGTCCTGCTACTGACCTTGACGCAAGATATTTCTTCTGACTTGTACGAGTACATGTATGTCGGCTTTTCATCGCTCTCAGAAACATCTTCAGCATCTCATTACATATTGGCCTGGAACTTCAAAATGAACGGTGAAGCCGAAGACATCGAAGCGTCTCGGCTTCCTAAACTTCCTGAAAGCCCTGAAGGAAAAGGAGGATAcggaaaaataaagaagatcTTAGCAGTAGTTCTGTCCCTAGCGGCAGCTACTTTTGTCCTAGTTTTAGTTTTCGGTGCGATCTTGCTTTCGAGGAAGAGGAGGTCTAGGGAAGTGTTGGAAGATTGGGAAGTCCAGTATGGACCGCATAAGTTCACCTACAAGGAACTCTTCGCTGCCACAAAAGGCTTCAAGGACAGAGAGATTCTTGGGAAAGGAGGGTTCGGCCGAGTGTACAGAGGGCTCTTGCTGGCGTCGAACATGCAGATTGCGGTGAAGAGGGTCGCCCACGATTCCAACCAAGGGATGAGGGAATTCGTGGCAGAAATCGCCACAATTGGCCGCCTTCGGCACCCAAACCTCGCCAGGCTCCTCGGTTATTGCAGGCACAAGCAAGAACTGTTCCTGGTCTATGATTACATGCCCAATGGAAGCCTAGACAAGTATCTGTACGGGCAACCAAAGTCGACGCTCGATTGGGGAATGCGATACAAGATCCTGAAAGATGTGGCGGCCGCGCTCTTCTATTTGCACCAGCAATGGACACAAGTGGTCATACACAGGGATATCAAAGCCAGCAATGTCCTGATAGACGGCGACATGAATGGGAGATTAGGAGATTTCGGCCTGGCCAAGTTAGTCGAACATGGGACTGACCCCCAAACATCGGTCTTGGCGGGTACACTGGGCTACATCGCACCTGAACTTGCCCGGACTGGCAAAGCCAACACGAGCACCGACTTGTTcgcatttggggttttcatgttgGAGGTTGTTTGTGGCAGGAGGCCGCTGGACCCACGAGCGCCAGAAGATCAAACTCTTCTCGCCGAGTGGGTGCTAAACTGCTGGGACAGGGGAGACCTTCTGGAGACCGTGGATGGCAGGCTTCAGAACGATTACGCGGCCGAAGAAGCTGAAGTGGCATTGAAGCTCGGGCTCTACTGCTCGCACGTGGTGGCAGCCGCCAGGCCCAGCATGTCTAGCGTGGTTCAGTACTTGACCGGAGTCTCGAAATTGCCCGACAACTTGAGGGACATAATTGAAGCCCGGGACTTCCCCGGAAGCACCAGCGCGACCAGCTCGGACGTGCCTCAGAACATTTCGTTCTCTTCGTTGACAATCTCGGCATCTCTGGTCACCGAAGGGCGGTAA